TGCAATTTGGaaatataaaaggtttaaatgTCCACCCAGGTCCGCCAGTAACTTGCATATATAAAGTAATTGTAATAATGTGTAAGTGACGCCTAAGAATAATGGACCAATTACTATGGAATAATCCTATGTgcgtaataatataaatttttgggTGAAGCGAGTTTTGAATTGATAAAAAGGACCGCACGACTAAATCAATGATGAAATAAAGTGTAGTAGACGAAAACTAACCAAATAATCAGCACAACCAGATTATATTACAAAGTTGGCATGCACAATTGCACTGCAAGTGCAAAAGGTGAGTAAATGCCATACATACAGCGAGAGGCAATTTGTCTGTGCTTCTGCCTCTCCAaacttttcattattattattagagattGGACCACAGGATCCTTGAGGAATATATGGCCTTTAGCAGGAGAATATGTAAGCTTAAGGTTTCTCCCAATCATCATTAGATATACATCATGATACAACATTAAGCTGGAACAGCTTCCGGCACTTTGCCATTGCTTGAGGGTACCAagctatcataatattcaacCAGCACCTTCCATCCACCGGGGCACATAAATCCATCTGGAGGACTTTCTTTATTCCTTGCGAGTGTACGCATCTGAAAATGCAAGTAACCCTTGTTAACATAATATTCAACCAGCAAGAACATCTACTCCAAGGTTTGGTATTCTGAGAATAAACATACCTTTGTGCCTGAGATGAACAGGAAGTCCTGAGGCCTTGAAGGGTCAAAGAATGCCATTTTACCCTGAGTCTTGTCATATGCAGCAACctgcaaaaagaatgaaaatgatcaTCACCTCGTACATCGAAGAGGCCAAGTGAACTTTACTTCACTCAACATCAGTGAGAAGGCAATTCTCAATCTCAATTACCCTGAAAGGAAGAATGTTCAGTCGTTCTAGTCCTGGTGCCATGCTCAATACTTTCTTCCCATGATCAGCATCATACAGATCTCTTTTCTCAACTGGATGGCTCATGCCTGCAGGGTCACGACCAACAATGTAGAAGTTAGCCCCTGCATTTATCCTAGCCTTTGCATGCCACTGCACCTCTGTGGGTCCAGCATAGTGCATGGGAGAAGGGAATATGGATACAATAGTTGTCTCTGGATCCAGAACACCATCCTCGAGTACCTAAACAAAGAACAGATTGATAGAGCTGAGTTTTTCTGTTGAAAGAAACAATGCTAATTAGGAAGACGGGCATCTTTGCAGTCAATGTGTTTGCGTGAAGAAAAGTTGCAAACCAACGGGATTATTGAAATCCAACAGAAAAGGCAAAGAAAGTGAAATAGCTTCAGCCATGCAAAGGAAGTAATTTGGTTTAGTAAACACACCTTTTCGTGTTGTTTCATTCTCCAGTCAAGAGGGACATCATCAGCTTTAGTATAGCCTCCCAGTGGATGAAGCAAGAGGACAGGATTCTTATAGCCCATCTCAAGAAGCCTCCTTCGGGTGTCGGTCATCAGCAAAGCATGGCCATTGTGAACAGGATTCCGAAGCTGGAAGGCAAATACAGCATCAGCATTGCGCCTTGTGAACTCTGAACGAAGTTCTGCAGGGGACAGCCGAAAATGATCAAGTCCATCATTGTACTTGATAGGTTCAATGACCTCTAGGTCACCCCCAATCAACCAATTTCCAGCATTGGTTATTGTTTGTTCAACATAAGGTAGGCCAGGGGCAGTGGTTCCCCAAGTTCGGgctattctttcttctttagggtgcttataaatttcaatactgaaataaccaaaacaaaaatataagtcaTAGGAATGGCTGATAATAAAACAGTTAAAGAGAAGGAAtgtagaataaataaaaatcagacATACAGACATTACTAACATGCGCACCTATAAAGCTGTTCAAAACATCAACTTCAACTGTAATAGCAGACCAAATTATCCGGGAAATGATTGTGTTATTGACATTTGACACATCCTACGTGTAAGAATCCTAATGATAATCATAATACAAGTCCCTAAAACTTTGTCAAACCATATTATCTCAGGTTTTGTATCAATGTTAACTTGAATATCTGAATTACACTACGTGCTTTAGGACAGAACTGTGACACTGTCTTAATACGGGTCAAATGGATAAGGCACGCAAACTTTTTGTCCAGGAACCTATACCAACATGCCTTCAAACCTAAGAAGCCTGAATAAGTCTGTTAATCCAGGGATATTTTAGAACAAGAAAGTCCAAATACAATCTGATGTGTATTCTGGGACCACGAAAATCGGCAAAGCCATATACATAAGTCCGTACAAGCACAATATCCATTGAATACTTTATAGTTACGGCAAACTATTGAAATTCGTACATCCTCGACTGGATCTTCTTATGTTAACTTTTCCAATAGAAGTCACCAAGTTGAAAGCAGAACAATATTATAACCTCGATAAGATTGGATCgacatgaataaaaataatgatgagAAAATCAACAAAGTGGAGACAACGACAGTAGTGGAAACGGTCTCAAATCCCACTACGGCATTGTGTAAGTGATTGACTATTCAACCAACAGCATAACAATACAAAACGAACAGGATTTgaccaaagaaacaaaaacatatacGGAAATCCTAATGCCCAGCATATTCGTTCCCAATTTTCGCATCGCCCCCTTTCCCGGTATTAATCAAATTCAGTTGCACACGAAAACTTCAGTTCTCAATAGTTGACATTTAAACTGCACATAGCTCAAGAAATAGATCAGACCTACATATATGAGAAGCGCACAACAACATACCATTGTGTCACAGTTactcttaatttcatatttttctcataccatttgtaaaaaataataataagggtATGATTCACATGAACTCAAATAATCAATAAGAAATCTGAGTACCACTTATTAGGACTAATAACACGGTTATTTACAAGTCAACAAACGTACCGTACCATACATGACAATGACAATTTCTGATCGAATAACAGTGTATCAAATGTATCAAATCACGGAAGTACATtctaattaaatgaaaaaaatacataaaaaaaaaaaaaaaactccctCTTCCCCTCCTacttgattattgattaactacgcacaagaagaaaaattaaaaaccacaAAGAACACGGCACAAAATCATGCTAATTGAGCATGGAATCAACGCATgatataacaaaaacataaaagaggGGCAGATGAATTAGTGTCTTACTCGTTGAGAATGGCAACGGGGTCTCCTTTGGAATCGAAAAGAGCTACCCTTTTGTTATCCCCGATCCGATGCTTCTGTTCATCATCGATGGCGAGGACGATAGGCACCGACATGTTGACGAAGGAGCCATCGTCGAGTCGGAGCGAGTTGAAATGAAGCGTTTGGAGGAACTCGGCTTCTTTCATGAAGCCTTTGAGGGGTGTGGCCCATCCTTCACTGAGGACGTGAACCCACTGCAAGTCGATTCGCGAAAGCTTGATCCTCGGCAACGACAGCGCCTCACCCTTCTTCAAATCTCTCT
This genomic interval from Vigna radiata var. radiata cultivar VC1973A chromosome 8, Vradiata_ver6, whole genome shotgun sequence contains the following:
- the LOC106772622 gene encoding ATP sulfurylase 1, chloroplastic, producing the protein MASMATFFTQTSFPSHSLSKTFDTHFATAPKVNSCVSFRARRQVGVRVSSGLIEPDGGKLVELVVKDSERDLKKGEALSLPRIKLSRIDLQWVHVLSEGWATPLKGFMKEAEFLQTLHFNSLRLDDGSFVNMSVPIVLAIDDEQKHRIGDNKRVALFDSKGDPVAILNDIEIYKHPKEERIARTWGTTAPGLPYVEQTITNAGNWLIGGDLEVIEPIKYNDGLDHFRLSPAELRSEFTRRNADAVFAFQLRNPVHNGHALLMTDTRRRLLEMGYKNPVLLLHPLGGYTKADDVPLDWRMKQHEKVLEDGVLDPETTIVSIFPSPMHYAGPTEVQWHAKARINAGANFYIVGRDPAGMSHPVEKRDLYDADHGKKVLSMAPGLERLNILPFRVAAYDKTQGKMAFFDPSRPQDFLFISGTKMRTLARNKESPPDGFMCPGGWKVLVEYYDSLVPSSNGKVPEAVPA